The following are from one region of the Polaribacter marinaquae genome:
- the rsmG gene encoding 16S rRNA (guanine(527)-N(7))-methyltransferase RsmG, translated as MDIIHKYFKNLSETQIAQFSKLQELYKDWNLKINVVSRKDIDELYLRHVLHSLGIAKVMQFKPGSKVMDVGTGGGFPGIPLAILFPETQFHLVDSIGKKIKVVNEVKEGLGLENVKTSNCRVEEINDTYDFIVSRAVAQMETFVGWTKGKIAKKQNHDLKNGILYLKGGDLSEELKLYTSATIYDLPDYFEEDFFETKKVVHLGMKFKG; from the coding sequence ATGGATATCATTCACAAATATTTTAAAAATTTATCAGAAACACAAATAGCACAATTTAGCAAGTTGCAAGAATTGTACAAAGATTGGAATTTAAAAATTAATGTTGTTTCTAGAAAAGATATAGACGAGTTGTATTTACGTCACGTTTTACATTCTTTAGGTATTGCAAAAGTTATGCAGTTTAAACCAGGTTCTAAAGTTATGGATGTTGGTACTGGTGGTGGTTTTCCTGGAATTCCGTTAGCAATTTTATTTCCAGAAACTCAATTTCATTTAGTAGATTCTATTGGTAAAAAGATTAAAGTTGTAAATGAAGTTAAAGAAGGCTTAGGTTTAGAAAACGTAAAAACTTCGAATTGTAGAGTAGAAGAAATTAACGACACCTACGATTTTATTGTAAGTAGAGCAGTAGCACAAATGGAAACTTTTGTTGGTTGGACAAAAGGTAAAATTGCTAAAAAGCAAAATCACGATTTAAAAAACGGAATTTTATATTTAAAAGGAGGTGATTTGTCTGAAGAGCTTAAATTATATACTTCTGCAACAATTTATGATTTGCCAGATTATTTTGAAGAAGATTTTTTCGAAACAAAAAAAGTAGTGCATTTAGGCATGAAGTTTAAAGGCTAA